GGATCGGTTCAGTGGCCGCGGATGCATTCCAGGACGCCATCAATCGAGTACCCCCGAGTCGGATGTCGCCCGTTTGCCGTGAGTTTACTTTGCAGATGATGCTTGAGAACAAAAGGCGTCTATTGACCGGAGAGACTGAATGACAAACACCCTTTTCGTGGCCTGGAGGTCGCCCGAGCCGAACGGCCCGCGCTGGGGGCCGGTTGGCCGCTTGGAGCACGGGCCGGGCGGCTATCGATTCGTTTATACGCGCGGGGCAATGACATTGCCTGACTTCCAGCCGTTCGCGGAAATGCCGCGCCTGGACGCGGTTTACGAGTCGGATGAGCTTTTTCCCCTGTTTGCCAACCGACTGCTCTCGCGGTCGCGGCCCGAATACCAAGCGTATCTGACCTGGGGCGGATTCGATCCGAATAATCCTCCCGACCCGATCGCGCTTCTCGCGGTAACTCAAGGGCGGCGCGCCACCGACCAACTGGAGCTTTTTCCTTGTCCCGCGCGCGACACAGAGGGTGGATATTTGAATAAGTTCTTTCTCCACGGAATTCGCCATATGAGCGCGGACGCGCAGTCGCGGGTCGGCTCGTTGCGGGTCGGGGAACGCCTTCGTGCAGTGCCAGAAGATACAAATCCGAGCGATCCACAAGCGGTGGCCGTGTTTACCGAGGGCGACGACGTGCAGATTGGGTATGTGCCGCGTTACTTGGCTCGCGAAGTACGGGACCTTTTCGAACAGTGCGGCACGATGTTCGCCGAATTGCAAGTCGAGCGTGTCAATCCAAGCGCGCCGATGCAGCAAAAACTGCTTTGCCGCATGAGCGCATGCTGGCCCGAGGGGTTCAACCCATGCACCGGAGGCGAATTCCAACCGATTGTCATCGGTCTCGGCTCGGCTCTGAAATGAAAGCTGCCAATGCGTGAGTCCGACATCGAGTTGGTTGCTTTAGGTTGTTTTCAATCGTTGAATTACATCCTGCGCACCGGCGCTGACATTGAAGACGGTGGCCAACGGGCGGATTTGACCCAGGTTTTGCTGGAAGGCCGGTTGGCCGCG
This region of Pirellulales bacterium genomic DNA includes:
- a CDS encoding HIRAN domain-containing protein, producing the protein MTNTLFVAWRSPEPNGPRWGPVGRLEHGPGGYRFVYTRGAMTLPDFQPFAEMPRLDAVYESDELFPLFANRLLSRSRPEYQAYLTWGGFDPNNPPDPIALLAVTQGRRATDQLELFPCPARDTEGGYLNKFFLHGIRHMSADAQSRVGSLRVGERLRAVPEDTNPSDPQAVAVFTEGDDVQIGYVPRYLAREVRDLFEQCGTMFAELQVERVNPSAPMQQKLLCRMSACWPEGFNPCTGGEFQPIVIGLGSALK